The Formosa sp. Hel1_33_131 genome window below encodes:
- a CDS encoding heavy metal-binding domain-containing protein: protein MKTVKTILGVLVLGLMLTTASCKEAKKEGTTTKTEQSKKKEQDSAYVCPMHCKGSGSDKAGKCPTCNMDYVKNEDHKANGHKH from the coding sequence ATGAAAACAGTAAAAACAATTTTAGGAGTTTTAGTATTAGGATTAATGCTAACAACAGCATCGTGTAAAGAGGCTAAAAAAGAGGGTACGACTACAAAAACAGAACAATCGAAAAAGAAAGAGCAAGACTCAGCTTATGTATGTCCAATGCACTGTAAAGGAAGTGGTAGTGATAAAGCAGGAAAATGTCCAACTTGCAATATGGATTATGTAAAAAATGAAGACCATAAGGCAAACGGTCATAAGCATTAA
- a CDS encoding TolC family protein produces the protein MKVKSGKLKVESEKLEMISGKLKVNSETLKGQTKELERTKKQSVFHFSFFIFHLKGALIFIFSLLTFHSVSGQQLQTFIEEGLANNPKIQIFEFRYQVAKEKVNEVNTLPNTQIGVGYFVSEPETRTGAQRFKVSAKQMLPSFGSITARENYVASLADAVYEDVVIVKRKLVASISQSYYNLYALKAKQIILVENRSLLKTYEELALTSVEVGKASAVDVLRLQMRQNELQQLEQVLEQDYLAEQTALNKLLNRDSYIEISMDSELTIPLENIQINSENLALHPELLKYEKLYESVEKSELLNQKEGNPMFGFGLDYIAVSERPNVNFNDNGKDIVMPMVRISIPIFNTKYKSKTKQNELHQKEINFQKQDKRNRLETLLDKAVKKRTSARISYDTQTKNLKQAKDAETILVKSYETGTIDFNDVLDIQELQLKFQMNQVESIKTYYLQTTIINYLTN, from the coding sequence TTGAAAGTTAAAAGTGGGAAACTAAAAGTGGAAAGTGAAAAACTAGAAATGATAAGTGGAAAGCTAAAAGTGAATAGTGAAACGCTAAAAGGGCAAACTAAGGAGTTAGAAAGAACGAAAAAACAATCCGTTTTTCACTTTTCATTTTTCATTTTTCATTTAAAAGGAGCTCTGATTTTTATTTTTTCACTTTTAACTTTTCACTCAGTAAGCGGCCAGCAATTACAAACATTCATTGAAGAAGGATTAGCAAACAACCCGAAAATTCAAATCTTTGAATTTAGATATCAAGTTGCAAAAGAAAAAGTAAACGAGGTAAACACCCTACCAAACACGCAAATAGGGGTTGGATATTTTGTGAGTGAACCCGAAACTCGTACAGGAGCGCAACGCTTTAAGGTTTCTGCGAAACAAATGTTACCTTCATTTGGTTCAATCACCGCAAGAGAAAACTATGTAGCTTCTTTGGCAGATGCTGTTTATGAAGATGTTGTTATTGTAAAAAGAAAATTGGTAGCATCCATATCGCAATCTTACTATAATTTATATGCGTTAAAAGCGAAACAAATTATTTTAGTTGAAAATAGAAGCCTACTAAAAACTTATGAAGAATTGGCATTAACGTCTGTTGAGGTTGGAAAAGCATCCGCAGTAGATGTTTTGCGATTACAAATGCGGCAAAATGAATTACAGCAATTAGAACAAGTTTTAGAACAAGATTATTTAGCAGAACAAACGGCCCTAAACAAGTTATTAAATCGAGATAGCTATATTGAGATATCTATGGATAGTGAATTAACAATACCTCTTGAAAACATTCAAATCAATTCAGAGAACTTAGCATTACACCCTGAATTATTGAAATACGAAAAGCTCTACGAATCCGTTGAAAAATCCGAATTATTAAATCAAAAAGAAGGCAATCCAATGTTTGGATTTGGATTGGATTATATCGCAGTTTCAGAACGACCAAATGTAAATTTTAACGATAACGGAAAAGATATTGTAATGCCAATGGTTCGTATTTCAATTCCGATTTTCAATACTAAATACAAATCAAAAACTAAACAAAACGAGTTACATCAAAAAGAGATAAATTTTCAAAAGCAAGATAAACGAAACCGATTAGAAACCTTATTGGACAAGGCTGTAAAAAAGCGTACTTCCGCAAGAATAAGTTACGACACGCAAACAAAGAACTTAAAACAGGCAAAGGATGCTGAAACCATTTTAGTAAAAAGCTATGAAACAGGAACCATAGATTTTAACGACGTTCTCGATATTCAAGAGTTGCAATTAAAGTTTCAAATGAATCAGGTAGAATCGATTAAAACATATTATTTACAAACAACAATTATTAACTATTTAACAAATTAA
- a CDS encoding four helix bundle protein, translating into MGKSILKDKSYAFAIMVVKLSQRLVSDKKEYVLSKQLLRSGTAIGALIREAEFAQSKMDFIHKMSISLKEANESLYWLDLLKDTDYINENEHQIHLGLNKELVAMLVSSIKTTKSRM; encoded by the coding sequence ATGGGTAAGAGTATTTTAAAAGATAAAAGTTATGCGTTTGCAATTATGGTCGTAAAGCTGTCTCAACGATTAGTTTCTGATAAAAAAGAATACGTTTTAAGTAAACAACTTTTAAGAAGCGGCACTGCTATTGGAGCTCTTATCCGTGAAGCAGAATTTGCTCAAAGTAAAATGGATTTTATTCATAAAATGAGTATTTCTCTTAAAGAAGCCAATGAATCATTGTATTGGTTGGATTTACTAAAAGATACCGATTATATCAATGAAAATGAGCATCAGATTCATTTAGGTTTAAATAAAGAATTAGTGGCAATGCTTGTAAGTTCAATTAAAACCACAAAATCAAGAATGTAG